The Penicillium oxalicum strain HP7-1 chromosome VIII, whole genome shotgun sequence DNA segment CCTTGTCTTTGTCCCGAGCTCGTGCCAATTCAGGCCAAGAATTTTGAACGCCGACTTGTGACTCACATGCTTGCATGCGGCGTCATTGTTCCTCGCACCTGGTGAACCTGCGTCAACAGCTCTGTCCGTTCCAGTCCTGAGCCGGATGTGGCAACTGGGGTCGAAGTCACCCCTTTCAGGAGTGAATTGAAGCCAGATCGTCCGGAACGCACACCGAATTGAGGCTGAAATTTTGGCTCAGCGCGGCTTGAGCACACTAGCGTACCTCTGTATGCCCAAGAGACCACGAGCAGGCTTGTCAGGtgcttttgtctttttaCTCAAAGTTCATTCGTACCCGATGCACGTGAGGTGGACTCGTCGGGCATATGCACCGGCACCTTCTGTGAGTCGCATCTCTGGATGTACGATGAAGGGAGCGCCATGACCCTGCATCTGGCGTCGTGTGCCGCTACATCTTTACATCTTTTGCTGCGTGTGTGGACTTTGACTTTCGATCGACTGTCGTGTAGGACTGTCCGAGGCAGGTGATGAAGGCTCCGGGGCGCCCTGTCCGCGTCTGCGACGGCAAATCTTGATTTGCATCATCGCtgtcatcatcattgtcaTCACTCATATCGCGATCTATGTTTATTCTCTTCGCCCTCAGACACAAGATCTGGACCCCTGTCAACTGCCCACCCATCACCACAACCGGATGTCAGGATAGGGTTAATGATTGGGCGCCATTGGGCAGCAGATCGACATGGATGTAGCCGATCCACGCTGCCGTCGACAGGATACACCGTACAACCTTGTCGATTCCGACCTTCACTCTGAGTAGTGAGTACTCGTCGACGTGAGACTTATTCTGCATGTTATATGGCATGTTCAGTTCGATCTATCTACGGTTGGCTGTACACGGTACACTGCTGACGGCGGCGCTTGCTTGGGGTCCAGACGTGCCATCGGGCGATGAAACTCCCTGGTGTTGACGTTGGGCGGCTCGTCTGGGGCTCATCGCCCACTTGTACTGTGCATGGAGCCATCGCCGAACACGATCGACAGCGGAATTCTGTTGGTGATGGTACATTCAGGCAAATCTCCAGCCGCCACCGTTCGAGCCAGCACTATAGTCGCTGCCAGGCACCGAGCATAGAAAAAGCCATTGACTGGAGCTTCTAGACTCCTCGCCCTCCTCAGCGCGTCCATCCAGCGCAAGCATACGGAGACTGGACCCAGGTCCAATCAAGGCCCCAGGGTGGGGGACTATGGTCCGGAAGCAATAATAAGGCAGGCTTGTTCGTGTATTGCTGAGTGCGAAGTCGAGCCATTCTTACAAGGAATTGAGTGCGCCAGGTCGCATCGGAATCCTATTTTCATATCTTCCCTCCGTGCTACCTAGTTCTTCACGTCTCTCTGCGTGATGGTCGGGTCTCAACCTCAACGCCCGAGTGATTATTACTGAGTCTATACCTCCTCACCAGTATCCCAGGGTCAGAACTACTCCCATGTAGCTGAGGAGAGGTACTCTTAGGCGCGCCTCTTGCACACGCACTCGATCCCGAGGGTCACTGTGAGGGTGTTGTGGACCGGTCCTTATTGGCTCATTCTTCCTGGACGCGATCCTCTCGATGCTCACCCGTTTGGCGCTTTAGTTTGTATGCCCAATCCAGGCCCAACTGAAAGGTTTTGGGGGTGTATGTGATGGTGACCCGACAGGGTTGAAATCAGTTGCTTCTGTCCGACaaaactaaaaaaaaagtgacaCATCGGATCATCAGGCAGACACGTGAGGATTTCTTCCAAAGGcctccccccgccccctCGACATTCGATCTTTGCTTTGATGGActcatctctttctctttctctccgtctccCTTGGGTCTCTCTTTGATTGCTGCCATTCGACCGTGAGAGACgggacagagagagaaaaaaaatcgagaCAGAGACTGTGATCTTTCGATGTTTGCGCCCACTCAGGATTCGGTGATCACCAAGCGCAGCGACTACACAAACTCCAGActgccatcttcctccagaGGACTGGAAAGGGAATTGCTCATATTAACTTCATCCCTGCGGTACACGGGCGGTAGTGGCACAGTCTATACTCTTTAGTCTGTACTCCCCCGTACGAGACATTCCTGGTCTgtgccaaaaaaaaaaaaaaaaaaaaaaaaaaaaggaagatcTCGGAAACGATCAACCCACTCACATTGGTCCTGGGTCCTTGATCCATCTCGATCTGTGCCAGCCTTGTCAGTCGTGCAAGGGGGTTCTCTCTCGTTCACCCACCCTCAAGCCTCAAGCCTCAATTGCGCGGGGCCAGTCAAATGCGAGGTTTCTTCTTATCCCCGCGTCCGCCAACCCTAATCCTTGCAAACACTGACGACAAGAGCACAAGAAAGAGCAtccaagtggaagaagaatcagTGTCCGCGGCTGCTCAGCAGAGCGAGACAGTGCCCAACCCATCGACCGCCAGCGCTAGTCCTCGCACTTGCATTGGCACGAGCACTTGCAGCAGCAAGAGCAACAACACCAGCAACAATCCTATCGTGAGCCCCACCAAGAAAAGAGCATCTGCCATCGCCTGGATCGTTTCAGACGGTCCACCACCTGCAGCCTCACAGACGAatctcgtctttctttctccactacttcttcctcccctcctctcatcCCTCTTCCACCCATCACCGCCACTCCTCTCGCCCATCCCAAATTCTCCCTCCTCGCTTGGTGCATGCGAGTCTCAcggagaggggaagagggttaacttttttttttcacttcgGAACTGCATCCTCCTTTTCAATCTTTCCTCTAAATCGACAGGCTCTGCAATCCCTCTATGACGTATGtattatttcctttttctttttttttcccgttttcttttcttttttgggaggCTTTTCGTgttgtctctttttttttcttgttcactgctttctctccctcggaCATTGTCCTTCCACTCTGTCCCCCAACCTgcgcctctcttccctccccctctctgcCCGTGTCTTTCGCTCCACTCGCTTCGCTGGATGGATGTCTGTGTAACGGTGGAATGTCCACATTCCCACGGGACCACAACAAGACAGTCACGAAGCTCGGGGCACCGGTTCTCACCGCCCCCCCGAGTCAGCGTTAAACCCCGCGTCACACGCTCTCCACGCGCGGTTCCATGGTGCTGACCTTTTGACTTTGTTTCTCCCCACACTAGGCTCAGCATCTCAATCGACCCTCAGGATCCCCGCGACTTGGATTCTCTgtcggacgaggaggattCCGTAGTGCACTTGGGAAGTGATGACTACGAGGACTATGATGAGTGGGCGCAAGTGTCATACCCAGATGAAGTGAAACCGTCTGATTCAGCGTCTCGACCAAGGACTTCGCACCGTAACCGCTCGCACCATAGTTCGCGCTCCGCTTCGGGCCGCCCCAATCCAGCGCGTCGGCGGATGGTGCCTGAACGGGAGTCTCGCGAGTCCTATGGGACTCGCCCACGCCGTCGTCCCTCGCCTGAATCGCCCGATTCCGCCGACAGTGCGGATTCGGAGGACTACCCAGGGCACTACACCCGTGCCCCAGCAGATCGCAGATTCCCACAGgccccgccgccgccgcccgGGTACGCCCACAGCAACTCGTCCGGTCCGTCCTACGGCGCATATCCTCCTGTCTCGGGGCACGCCTCTCCCCTCCCGCATCCCAATGGCCATCTTCCTTCCGATACCCTAGTTCGATTCGGCCATAGCAACCCGGGCGCTGCGCCGTATGGCGCCGGACCATATCCGTACAACGGGCAATATCTACCCTCTCACCCGGCGGGCATGCACCCCTTTTATGGCCATGATCAAGTTCAGTCTCGTCACCGACCCCCTCCCCATCCACGCATGGACCCGCACGGTCTGGGGCAACCGCCGATGCCTCCTCATCTCGCGGGCCACATGCCCCCTTCGCCTTACCCCGGATCGTCATTTCACCAAGAGATGATGCACTATGCGCAGAACCCATATCTCAATTACCGCGACCCATACTCGATGATGCCGGGCATGGCACCACCATCCTACTTCCCGTACCCACCAGTGCCTCCCCCGTCTCAGCCGCCTGAGCCGGCTGCCGCTCCGGCTGCCGCACCGGCCCCTGCTCCTACTCCTGCGCCTGCGCCCGCCAGCCCGCCTCCCGCACCAGCGCCGGCACCGGCTGATGCTGCGAAGGACGAGGCCATCGCGCGACTGGAAAAGTTGATCATGGACGAGCGTGCCGAGCGCGAAGCCAAGGAAGCCGCGCGTCTGGCGCAAATTGAGCGCGAGgcggcggagaagctggctcGGGAACAACAACTCGCCCACGACCGGAAAATTGCCGAGGAGGCGGCCTTTTTGGCACGAACAGACGCCGAGAAAAGAGCCGCAGAAGCGGCGGCAGTTGCCAAGGAAGAGGCTGAGAAAGCGGCCGCTGCCGCCGCATCGGAGGCTGCAAAGATCGCGGCCACagaggctgctgctgccgctaCAGCGGCTGCCGCCGAGGCCGCAAAGaaagccgaagaagaagccaaaaaggccgaggaggcgagaaaggccgaggaggaggcaaagaaggccgaggaggccaaaAAGGCTGAGGAGGCGAAGAAAGCCGAAGAGGcggcggctgctgctgccgctgctgctgccgcgccgccgccgctcctcctcctccgcctccggagaaaaagaagcccatcaaattcaaagatgCTATTGGTAGAAAATTCAGCTTTCCTTTTGACTTGTGCGCCACGTGGCAGGTGAGTACCCCCCCTCCGTTCGTCCCCCCTCAGTATTTCTACTTGGCTCGCCCCAGTTTCAATCGACGTGATAGCACGAGAAGCAGGCCATGAAATGCATGTCTTTCCGATGCAAAGAGAAACTGACACCGTCCGTTCACTGTAGGGTATGGAAGATCTGATTAAGCAGGCTTTCGCGCACATTGAAGTCATTGGGCCACACGTCGCAGACGGACATTATGATCTGAAAGGACCCAATGGCGATATCATCCTCCCACAAATCTGGGAGACTGTGATTGAGCCTGACTGGAATATTACCATGCACATGTGGCCGATTCCCGAGAAACCGAAAGAGCCGGATCCTCCACCTGCCGCGGAGGCGCCGCCACCTGCCCCGGCGAAAGAAGAACCACCagcccctcctccacctgcGGAGCCCGCGAAGAAACCTGAAGGTATGTCCAAGCCCATGACAGGAAACAGACAGTTTTCCCCATCGGCAAGTGATCATGTACTTACGTTGACCATGTCACAGCCCCTAAAAAGCCCCTTCGCAAACCGGGGCCAAATTCGTTTGCTTCCTGGGTGCTGGGCGGCCGTGTTCCCCCCAAAACGGCCAAGGGGCCcaaagccgagaagaagccgGAAGCCCCTCCCCCTTGAGAGTACCTCTTGGCGGTGCAAAgaggccatcaaggccaagaaaacAATCACGTCTAGCCTGTTTCGCTACTTTGGAATCATTCCTTGCCTCGTCGCTAACGGCAGACGGATAACTGTCGGCGATTATCCCCTATGGGGTCATCTGGCAGGCGCAGTCTCTACGGGGCGTGCTGGGCATGGGGATGGCAAGACATCCAGTTGCCATTCCCATGGTTTCGACACACTCTCACCGGAGAATACCTCTGCCCAGACCCGCGCACCTCCCGCATCGTGAGATCCCCGCCCGCTCTTTGGGGGAATCCCCCCTCCCTGCCCTGATACGAGACTGGcgccagaaaagaaaaatatttCAACCTCGGGCGGGCTCGGAGGAAGCTGCAAACACGTAAACAACCAATGCGTGCATCTCGGGAATTGTCCAAAGTCATGAtcatttgctttttttttcttcttgtgtCTTTGTGTATCTTGCTTCAAAATACCCCCGTCATGTTGTGATAAAAATTCTATAGAATCTAAGAATACTCTATTCTCAATACTTTCTTCCTATCAATTCTGCAGAGAAGCCTACTGCATTATATTTCGTCTAGTGATATCAAGGGCCGGCCAATTCATAGCATGACAAGATTCATGAGCTGGTCATGTACAACGCCAAAAAAAGGCTCTCCGCTCATTCATCGCTGAGGAAGAAGCGGCTTCCACTCAATTGTATCCCCCGAAGCATCGCCCAACAGATCACCCGAGCGTTGAACATGAGACAACTGAGACCCTGGAACCGCATTACCGCCGGCGGCAGCAGACCGCGCTGTATTTGCCGATCCAAAATCCCTCGGCAATGTCGAACTTCGCGCCAGGCCCGACGCTGAAGGAGAAGTAAATCGACCACCAGTGGCTTGAGAGCTCAACGAGATCGGTTTCCGCGGCACCGCCGGTGGAGTCTTTTCCAAAGTCAATCTCTCCATTCTTGAAGACATGGACACAGAGGAGACACTAGTCTCTCTCGATAGACCGGCTGTTCTCCGCCGTGGGGGTGGAACGGGCTTTCTTTCGGGCAGATCAGGTGCTTTCGTTGGAACTCTGGCCTTGGGTACCCAATCTGGCTCACTGTCCATGGAGAAAGGATTCGACTTGCGAAGAGGATTGGGGACGTAGCCTGCCTTTGGGGGCTGTATTTCGGCTTTTGCGGGCGCGCCTATACCCACGATGAAAAAGAAGTCCCGTAATCAgtcaaaagaaaccaaaaagaaggagCATGAATCATCCGACTCTTCGACCCGATCCAGGGCTAAGAAACCATCCAGAGTAAGGGTCATTGACGTACTGTTATCAAGCCACCATCGATTCCGATCAGAACTCGCAGGGGGTAATCCCGGGGCGATAGGGCCCTGGGTGTAATTATCCTCTTCGTCAAAGTCTAACAAATCAGCAGGATCGGGGAGAGCCTCGCGCTGCCGTTCTTTGTAGAGCTCGCGGCGGAGACTGTCCTTTCTGTTCAAGTCTACAACATCGATCTTGCAGTCGAATTTGGCAAAGACGGGTCGGTGGTCGGAGCATCTGAGGTCAGCGGTGTGATACTGTGTTTGTCGTAGACCGTCGCCTCGCCAGAGGATTCGGTCACACCATGCTGGAATGCGGGCTTTATCACTGCAGAGCAAAGATGAGTTAGATGTTGGAAATTGGACGATAGTAGGGGGGTCGTCGTTGGTTGACGCCTTACGAGGTGTCATAGCGGTCTGTTCCTACATCATACTTGTAGGTCGGTGGGAATGTGATGAGACCCTCGGAATAGTACTGGAAGACTCTTCCCGCCAGCATGTGCAGATTCAACTTCAGATTTTGAATTAGTCAGTTGAAGTTCCTGGGCCGCTTTCCTTCCCTGGGAGGCTTTCACCTCCGGGACTTGCTTACCTGGTCATTATCGTAAAGTTTTTGAAGATCTTGGTGTAAGATCAACTCTCGTACCGCGGAGTTTCCCAACCCAATTCGGTAGTTGAAATCGCCGAGCCAGATGGTACAGTCATGATCGGCGATAGATCGACTCTTCTGGAATCGAAGGCCACGATCAATGGTCTCATAGTCTCGATCTCTTTCGTCGTCATTGCCAAACCCAGCAGCTAAGTGAGCAGTCACAAAACATATGCTGGTATCCGAAAAGTCGAACCGAATCGCACAGCCCCCTTTGTTTCCGGCAATCCCGGAAAGTCCAGTCTATCAACAGTCAGTGTCGAGTTGAGCAGCAAAGATATCTGTTTTTGGAGTCGTCGAGTTACCTTCTTGACAGCGCCCTCGACGTCTTTGATAGCTTTCAGCGCATTCGCCTTGACATAGATCATTAGAGCAGCGCCCACGAGCTGTCCACTTCGCAGCAACACATACTTGCCCGTTCCTTTTCGTTGCGTATGCTCATCCAGACAATTTTGAACAGCTTGTTCCCAGCCCTTTCGATTGCTAGGATTAGTCGACATGATCTGCTGGGGACTGAGAGTGACGATCTCTTGAAACCCCACAGCGAAGATCGTGGGATCTTCTTGAGATTCATCCCCCTTGGGGAATAGCCATGATGAAAGATCGGCTCCGGGGCCTTCATCACGGCCATTCACATTGAAGGTGCCGACCCAAATACGTATCTGCTTGGTGGTGGAGTATTCATCTGCGCGTCGACCAAGGTCTTCGCTCACAAGCTCATTCATCGGATCGTACAGGTGCACGGGGACTTGATTTGTCAGTCTTCCTAGCAAAAGATCAATCGTCTTTTGGCGGGCTTTATCCGTGAAATTATTGACGTAGAGTCTGGTGGCACTTTTCCGGGCATCTGCTAGAGCCCCGGCAAGAGACATTTTCCCGTGACGGGTAAAAGAAGACTTGAGAGCTCCAGTTCCAGCGTAGATCTTCGACAGGGCGTCTCCATTATCGGCCCACAAGGTGGAGTGGCGCATTTGAAGATCAGAGCTCAGCCTCGCACCTTGCTGGGAAAGAAACGCACCCAACGCCATTGAGCTAATGATGGTTTGAACAAGATTGGTACGATCCAAACAATCGAGACAATTTGTTCGAAAGACGCCTTCTTGCTGAAGCAGAATAGAAGAGGTGCTAGCGGCACCCTCTCTGTCCGTTGCAGACGCAACCGAGCGGGAGCTGTCATCTGAGAGGAAATACGCAAATCCGTCTAAAGAGTCGGCCAGGTCGTACTTGATTGAGTGGCTGGCTTCATACCCGGCCGGGCCCCGAGTTTCCGCGTGGAAATCATAGTCCGTCATTCGAAGCAGACTGTGAGGGTCTGATCGTGCCCGTGCTTCCTTCTGCCTGAGTGAACTTCGAGCAATGTGTTCGCGATACTTGGCCGAGAGATCTGCTTCACCGGATTTGAGTTCGCTGAGGAGATTCACAACATGGACCGCTCCGTACTCTAACTCGAGATTTTCAAAATGTTGATTGAAGGCGTGTTGAGTTGCTTCAAACGAGCGAGTCACTTCAATCTTTTGCTGGCCAGGAATCAGACCTGGGGTCTGCTCCCAAAATATCGGTACTGAGCCACGTATTTGCACGTATGAGAAGCAAATTCCGGGAGACAGCCAAAGGATCACCTCAGTCTCCACATAATTAGCAACATTACCATCATCATCTATGCCTCGCGAATTGAACCGTGTGCCAGCACGACGAGATGATTGTCTGGAAATGATGGTGAGGAGCGCTGGTAGATTCGTCCGCACCCGGGGCAGAATTGAAACTGTCGCTGGAATTTTGAGTGTGCTGGCAAACCCTCTTATAACGCATGTCAGAAATTGAGAACTATcaagcttctccttctcgaccGGAGGCAGGTTACTTCGGAACAACAGAAGAGGATGGATCATGTAAGAGTTCCACAGCATATCCTCGTCCAAGGAATCAATGTCAAATGCAGCCATTTTGTCCGAACTGAAATCTATAATCAGCGACCAAAACGAAGGCTTGTCAGGGCTGAAGATCCTTCATGCTCACCGATCTTGTAAGCGATCCGTCAGGTTAAAGTCAAGACTGTAGTAGAAGCTGCCATCCCCCAAAAGCTTCTTCAAGGCCAAAAAAGGGTGATCGGTCACCACTTCTCTACCGTCTGCACCTGGCCGTTCGTCGACGGCAAACTGGGAGCTGCTCTCGTAGTCTTGACCCAACTCATATTCGGATCTATTCAGGCAAACTATGGGTCCGTTAGAAATCATTGAGCCATGGCTTGCTGCGCGACAGCTGGGAGGTTCAAAAGGCAACATACAAAAGTCTACATTGTCGATTTTGGCCACAGATTCACCCGGGCGTACATTCGCCGCCTGCGAGGCGCCAGTAATCACGCAAACAAAAACATCCTCATTGAGTGTGACAAGGCCTAGAGTGCCATACCCAGCCCCCAACGGCCGGAACCCCTTGAGGTCGACCGAAGCTATTTCGGAGAATTCAACCTGACAACGTGGGGCAGTCTTGGACCTCTCATCAGCCGCATTATGGTGAAAGATCAAGACATGATCAGATCCCTGTAAAGCAATTGACCGATTCGGCTGCTCTCGACGGAGAACGCGAAAGTTGAACATGGTCCCCCCCTGAGGAGTTGCAATCACTCCAGATCGTGCTCAGGGCGTCTCCGTCTGTGATTCGCACGGGAGGCTAAGCCTCAGTCTGTGCAAGCTTAGGAATTGATCTGAATTGAGTGTGACTAAGCCATGTGATGGGACTTGATGGCGTAATCGATACCATGTGGATGGTATGGAAAAGCGCTCTCTTCACCACGAGCACCAGCCAAGCGAAAAAGAGTGTACAGGGGACTGTGCTGATTTCCAAGGACTTTGGCAGATGAGAAATGAGCTTCCTGTTTGATACAGCGAAATGTGGCTGAACCGGGCAGCATAGGACTCTCTTAACTCTTGGCTATCGATAAGCACACCGAGAGAGACATATCACGTGAAGCCCGATAAGCCAGTTGACGCGGGGAACTCACCTGTAACCTTTTCGCACTTATCGATAGATGACTCAGCACCGCCGCCCGGGCTCTTTGacaatctttttttcccttacaatttccctttttccgAGCTGTCAAGATACCCAAAAAGGCTTCGgtgtttgttttctttttcagtgtctcttttcttgtttaTCCCCCCTAGTCACACTCTTTCTTCAGCAGTCATGGGTTTGGCCGGCCCCAAAAAGTAGGCTTCACCCCCGCGACAGATGCATGTTGTATCTTCTCTGACCGATTCGCAGCAAAACCAAAATCTCCCATGATCCCAACAACACCAAATGGGCCCGGTCCACGTCCGGCTTTGGCCACAAAATCATGAGTGCTCAGGGCTGGGCCCCTGGTGATCGATTGGGTGCCAAAGATGCGGCGCATGCGGAACATCTGACCTCGGCCAGTCTGACCCACATCAAGGTCACTCTCAAGGACGACACACTCGGGTTGGGTGCTCGCTTGAGCCGTGAAGGCCAACCCACGGGCCTGGATGCATTCAAGGGATTGCTGGGTCGACTGAACGGCAAGAGTGAGGAGGAATTGACCCGCGAACAACGGAAGAGAGATGATGTGCACCTCGCCCGTTATGTGGCGCTCAAGTTCCCGGAGGTGCGATTTGTGCGTGGTGGTCTCTTGGCTCAGGAAAAACTCCAGCGGTTGCCCGACCCGGCTCccaagaaagaaaccaaGGATGTGGCCAGCGACAGCGACTCCGCCGAGAATACCGAATCTGCGCCCGAGAAATCTTCCAAATCCAAATCAAAGTCCAAGGAGAAGTCCAAGGAAAAGTCTTCGAAGAAATCCTCCAAAAAGTCTCGGTCTCAGTCCGATGAGGCAGACAGCTCATCATcggataagaagaagaagtcgaagaagtcaaagaagagaaaggcggacgatgacgaggacaGTGAATCCGAGACCAAGTCCAAACGCCGTGCTTCCTCTCCCGACGACAAGGTTTCGAGCAAGATTCAAGCTACAGTATCCACGGTATCGGCTATTCCCTTGGGCGAACGTCGGCCCATTGGGAGACAAGTATTCCGCGGGCGGCATATTGCACAGAAAAAACGTGCTCTCATGGACGACAAGTCGCTCAATGAGGTAAGTTTATGCGCTGCGAAGAATCTCGCATCCATTTTTGCATTCGCGGAAACTCATCGCAACAAATACTGACCGTGATTATTGAAATCAGATCTTCATGGTCAAGGCATAGTTATCCGGGCTGCATTGTTTAGACATATAATTTTGAGTCCCACGGGCGAGGCGTTAGGCGTAAATCGGACAGTCATCTATCACAATTAAGCTTTTTTTGGAACATTGGCATGAGCGCTCCTCGGCGTACGGCAGGCAAGACTCCAGGGGTTCAGGTTGTATCATCTCTATCCTCGTGAGCAGCAAGACAGGGTATCTAATTTGACAGCTTACTGTTCGTAATGCGTGGCTTGCTGTTGTGTTTGCCCCCAAGGATTGCACGCAGCTTCAGTGGCTGGGGACTGAGTAGTTGAGACTCAAGGTAAATTTCATCATGTGAAGCACTTCGCTAATGAAGACGAATCTGACTTCAATTCACCTA contains these protein-coding regions:
- a CDS encoding Inositol-1,4,5-trisphosphate 5-phosphatase 1; the encoded protein is MFNFRVLRREQPNRSIALQGSDHVLIFHHNAADERSKTAPRCQVEFSEIASVDLKGFRPLGAGYGTLGLVTLNEDVFVCVITGASQAANVRPGESVAKIDNVDFFCLNRSEYELGQDYESSSQFAVDERPGADGREVVTDHPFLALKKLLGDGSFYYSLDFNLTDRLQDRSDKMAAFDIDSLDEDMLWNSYMIHPLLLFRSNLPPVEKEKLDSSQFLTCVIRGFASTLKIPATVSILPRVRTNLPALLTIISRQSSRRAGTRFNSRGIDDDGNVANYVETEVILWLSPGICFSYVQIRGSVPIFWEQTPGLIPGQQKIEVTRSFEATQHAFNQHFENLELEYGAVHVVNLLSELKSGEADLSAKYREHIARSSLRQKEARARSDPHSLLRMTDYDFHAETRGPAGYEASHSIKYDLADSLDGFAYFLSDDSSRSVASATDREGAASTSSILLQQEGVFRTNCLDCLDRTNLVQTIISSMALGAFLSQQGARLSSDLQMRHSTLWADNGDALSKIYAGTGALKSSFTRHGKMSLAGALADARKSATRLYVNNFTDKARQKTIDLLLGRLTNQVPVHLYDPMNELVSEDLGRRADEYSTTKQIRIWVGTFNVNGRDEGPGADLSSWLFPKGDESQEDPTIFAVGFQEIVTLSPQQIMSTNPSNRKGWEQAVQNCLDEHTQRKGTGKYVLLRSGQLVGAALMIYVKANALKAIKDVEGAVKKTGLSGIAGNKGGCAIRFDFSDTSICFVTAHLAAGFGNDDERDRDYETIDRGLRFQKSRSIADHDCTIWLGDFNYRIGLGNSAVRELILHQDLQKLYDNDQLNLHMLAGRVFQYYSEGLITFPPTYKYDVGTDRYDTSDKARIPAWCDRILWRGDGLRQTQYHTADLRCSDHRPVFAKFDCKIDVVDLNRKDSLRRELYKERQREALPDPADLLDFDEEDNYTQGPIAPGLPPASSDRNRWWLDNSAPAKAEIQPPKAGYVPNPLRKSNPFSMDSEPDWVPKARVPTKAPDLPERKPVPPPRRRTAGLSRETSVSSVSMSSRMERLTLEKTPPAVPRKPISLSSQATGGRFTSPSASGLARSSTLPRDFGSANTARSAAAGGNAVPGSQLSHVQRSGDLLGDASGDTIEWKPLLPQR
- a CDS encoding Protein pxr1, which translates into the protein MGLAGPKNKTKISHDPNNTKWARSTSGFGHKIMSAQGWAPGDRLGAKDAAHAEHLTSASLTHIKVTLKDDTLGLGARLSREGQPTGLDAFKGLLGRLNGKSEEELTREQRKRDDVHLARYVALKFPEVRFVRGGLLAQEKLQRLPDPAPKKETKDVASDSDSAENTESAPEKSSKSKSKSKEKSKEKSSKKSSKKSRSQSDEADSSSSDKKKKSKKSKKRKADDDEDSESETKSKRRASSPDDKVSSKIQATVSTVSAIPLGERRPIGRQVFRGRHIAQKKRALMDDKSLNEIFMVKA